A genomic window from Vitis riparia cultivar Riparia Gloire de Montpellier isolate 1030 chromosome 16, EGFV_Vit.rip_1.0, whole genome shotgun sequence includes:
- the LOC117933526 gene encoding receptor-like protein EIX1 isoform X2: MTMAMRSFECLLFSFLVLVVVCAKVGLGTTVGCVERERQALLRFKHGLVDDYGILSSWDTRDCCQWRGVQCSNQSGHIIMLHLPAPPTEFKDEYKSLRGEISPSLLELEHLTHLDLSCNDFEGSPIPPFVASLSKIQYLNLSYANFTGRLPSQLGNLSNLLSLDLSFNDFEGRPIPPFLASLTKIQYLSLSDVNFIGRLSSQLGNLSNLLSLDLSSNDFEGRPIPPFLASFPKIQHLILSDANFTGRLPSHFGNLSNLLSLDLSYNYDLNCGNLEWLSHLSSLRHLDLYSVNLSKAIHWSQAINKLSSLIHLNLGFCSLPPLTTPSLSPVYSFAPLAFLYLFGNDFDSSIYPWLFNFTTTLVHLDLSWNAHLNGSIPDAIGTMVSLTYLDMHGNQLQGSIPEAFGNMTSLEYLDMSRNQLQGSIPEAFGNMTSLEHLDMYRNQLQGSIPEAFGNMFSLTDLVMRENQLQGSIPEAFGNMTSLEYLDMSGNQLQGSIPEAVGNMTSLEVLYLDANKLEGEIRKSLSNLCRLQQLDTLSLSDNQLRGSIPNLTGFSSLRSLLLGYNQLNGTLPTSIGHLTKLEVLRIDSNSLQGNISEAHLLHLSQLFYLDLSSNSLTFNMSLEWVPPFQLTYLQLASCQLGPRFPSWLQTQKQLNDLDISNSSISDVIPDWFWNLTSLIYHFNISNNQITGTLPNLSSKFDQNVYIDMSSNYLEGSISELPSVLGLLDLSNNKFSGSIALLCTIANTYLVRLDLSNNSLSGELPNCWPQWKRLTVLNLENNQFSGKIPESFGSLQLIHTLHLCNNNLIGELPSSLKKCKSLSFIDLAKNRLSGKIPPWIGGNLPNLMVLNLQSNKFSGSICSELCQLKKIQLLDLSSNNLSGTIPRCLNNFTAMTKKGSLTITYNFSLDNSFMSYQPRSYVDKEFVKWKGREFEFKNTLGLVKSIDLSSNKLTGEIPKEVTDLLELVSLNFSRNNLTGLIPITIGQLKSLDVLDLSQNKLIGEIPSSLSEIDRLSTLNLSNNNLSGMIPRGTQLQSFNTSSYEGNPTLCGLPLLKKCPRDKAEGAPNAYSYEDGIQQDGNDMWFYVSIALGFIVGFWGVCGTLLLNNSWRYAYFRFLNKIKDWLYVTTTINMARLRRSLQS; encoded by the exons ATGACTATGGCTATGCGTTCCTTTGAATGCCTCCTTTTTAGCTTTCTTGTGCTTGTGGTGGTATGTGCCAAAGTTGGGCTTGGAACCACTGTGGGGTGCGTAGAGAGGGAGAGACAAGCTCTGCTTCGCTTCAAACATGGCCTTGTGGATGACTATGGCATTTTGTCTTCTTGGGACACAAGAGATTGTTGCCAATGGAGAGGAGTCCAGTGTAGCAACCAGTCAGGTCACATCATCATGCTTCATCTTCCTGCACCGCCAACTGAATTTAAGGATGAGTACAAGTCTCTAAGAGGTGAGATAAGTCCTTCACTGCTTGAGTTGGAGCACTTGACTCATTTGGATCTCAGCTGTAATGATTTTGAAGGGAGTCCCATACCTCCATTCGTTGCTTCTCTCTCCAAAATCCAATACCTCAATCTCTCTTATGCCAATTTCACTGGACGTCTTCCCAGCCAACTTGGAAATCTTTCCAACTTGCTTTCCCTTGATCTTAGCTTTAATGATTTTGAAGGGAGGCCCATACCTCCATTCCTTGCTTCTCTCACCAAAATCCAATACCTCAGTCTTTCTGATGTCAATTTCATTGGACGTCTTTCCAGCCAACTCGGAAATCTTTCCAACTTGCTTTCCCTTGATCTGAGCTCTAATGATTTTGAAGGGAGACCCATACCTCCATTCCTTGCTTCTTTCCCCAAAATCCAACACCTTATTCTCTCTGATGCCAATTTCACTGGACGTCTTCCCAGCCATTTCGGAAATCTTTCCAACTTGCTTTCCCTTGATCTCAGCTATAATTATGATTTGAATTGTGGAAATCTTGAGTGGCTTTCTCATCTTTCGTCTTTAAGACACCTTGACCTTTATTCTGTTAACCTTAGTAAAGCCATCCACTGGTCACAAGCAATTAATAAACTCTCTTCTCTCATTCACTTAAATTTAGGATTCTGTAGCCTCCCACCCCTCACTACTCCGTCTCTTTCCCCTGTTTATTCATTTGCCCCTCTTGCTTTCCTTTATCTCTTTGGCAATGATTTTGATTCTTCAATATACCCATGGTTGTTCAACTTTACCACTACCCTTGTTCATCTTGATCTCTCTTGGAATGCTCATTTAAATGGTTCGATTCCAGACGCAATTGGGACCATGGTTTCTCTTACATATCTGGATATGCATGGGAATCAACTACAGGGTTCAATTCCAGAGGCATTTGGGAACATGACTTCCCTTGAATATCTTGATATGTCTAGGAATCAGCTACAAGGTTCAATTCCAGAGGCATTTGGGAACATGACTTCCCTTGAACATCTTGATATGTATAGGAATCAGCTACAAGGTTCAATTCCAGAGGCATTTGGGAACATGTTTTCTCTTACAGATTTGGTTATGCGTGAGAATCAACTACAGG GTTCAATTCCAGAGGCATTTGGGAACATGACTTCCCTTGAATATCTTGATATGTCCGGGAATCAGCTACAAGGTTCAATTCCAGAGGCAGTTGGGAACATGACTTCCCTTGAAGTCCTCTATCTCGATGCGAATAAACTTGAAGGTGAGATTCGAAAATCCTTGAGCAATTTATGTCGTTTACAACAATTAGATACTCTGTCTCTATCTGATAACCAGTTGAGAGGATCGATTCCTAATCTCactggattttcatccttgagaTCGTTATTGCTTGGTTATAATCAGTTAAATGGAACATTGCCTACAAGTATTGGACACCTTACCAAACTTGAAGTGTTGCGTATTGATTCAAATTCATTGCAAGGCAACATCTCTGAGGCTCATCTCCTTCATCTATCCCAGTTGTTCTATTTGGACTTATCCTCCAACTCTCTCACTTTCAACATGAGCTTGGAGTGGGTTCCTCCTTTTCAACTGACTTATCTACAGTTAGCCTCCTGCCAATTGGGACCTCGTTTTCCTAGTTGGCTTCAAACTCAAAAGCAGTTGAATGACCTTGATATCTCTAATTCTAGCATTTCAGATGTCATCCCAGATTGGTTTTGGAATTTAACTTCCCTTATTTATCACTTTAATATTTCCAACAATCAGATCACAGGGACCTTACCCAATTTATCATCCAAATTTGATCAAAATGTTTACATAGATATGAGCTCAAATTATTTGGAGGGTTCAATATCTGAACTTCCTTCTGTCTTGGGACTGTTGGATCTCTCCAATAACAAGTTTTCAGGCTCCATTGCTTTATTGTGTACCATTGCTAATACATATTTGGTCCGTCTTGACCTCTCAAATAACTCATTATCGGGAGAGCTACCCAATTGTTGGCCACAATGGAAGAGGTTGACAGTTctgaatttggaaaataatcaattttctgGGAAAATTCCAGAATCATTTGGCTCCTTGCAATTGATTCATACACTGCATTTATGCAACAACAATTTGATCGGAGAATTGCCTTCATCTTTAAAGAAGTGCAAAAGTTTGAGCTTTATTGATTTGGCAAAAAATAGGTTATCCGGAAAAATACCCCCATGGATAGGAGGAAACCTTCCAAATCTGATGGTTCTGAACCTACAATCTAATAAATTCAGTGGAAGTATATGTTCAGAACTATgtcaattgaaaaaaattcaactatTGGACCTCTCTAGCAACAATTTGTCGGGTACTATACCAAGATGTCTTAACAATTTCACTGCCATGACTAAGAAAGGGAGTTTGACCATTACTTATAATTTTTCACTTGATAATTCATTTATGAGTTATCAACCTCGGTCCTATGTTGACAAGGAATTCGTTAAATGGAAAGGAAGAGAATTTGAGTTTAAGAATACTCTTGGACTAGTAAAGAGTATTGATCTTTCAAGCAACAAGCTAACGGGGGAGATTCCAAAAGAAGTAACTGATCTTCTAGAATTGGTTTCATTGAACTTTTCAAGAAACAATTTGACTGGATTAATCCCTATAACAATTGGTCAATTGAAATCATTAGACGTTCTTGATTTGTCTCAAAATAAGCTTATTGGTGAAATTCCATCTAGCCTTTCAGAAATAGATCGTTTGAGTACCTTAAACCTCTCTAACAACAACTTGTCTGGTATGATTCCACGAGGTACTCAACTTCAAAGCTTCAATACTTCTTCTTATGAGGGAAATCCTACACTTTGTGGACTACCTCTTTTGAAAAAGTGCCCAAGAGATAAAGCAGAAGGAGCTCCCAATGCTTATAGCTATGAAGACGGCATTCAACAAGATGGAAATGACATGTGGTTTTATGTTAGCATTGCTCTTGGATTCATTGTTGGATTTTGGGGAGTGTGTGGAACTCTACTACTCAACAATTCATGGAGATATGCATATTTTcgatttttgaataaaataaaagattggcTCTATGTGACTACAACAATAAATATGGCTAGATTACGGAGGAGTCTTCAAAGTTAA
- the LOC117933526 gene encoding receptor-like protein EIX1 isoform X1 yields the protein MTMAMRSFECLLFSFLVLVVVCAKVGLGTTVGCVERERQALLRFKHGLVDDYGILSSWDTRDCCQWRGVQCSNQSGHIIMLHLPAPPTEFKDEYKSLRGEISPSLLELEHLTHLDLSCNDFEGSPIPPFVASLSKIQYLNLSYANFTGRLPSQLGNLSNLLSLDLSFNDFEGRPIPPFLASLTKIQYLSLSDVNFIGRLSSQLGNLSNLLSLDLSSNDFEGRPIPPFLASFPKIQHLILSDANFTGRLPSHFGNLSNLLSLDLSYNYDLNCGNLEWLSHLSSLRHLDLYSVNLSKAIHWSQAINKLSSLIHLNLGFCSLPPLTTPSLSPVYSFAPLAFLYLFGNDFDSSIYPWLFNFTTTLVHLDLSWNAHLNGSIPDAIGTMVSLTYLDMHGNQLQGSIPEAFGNMTSLEYLDMSRNQLQGSIPEAFGNMTSLEHLDMYRNQLQGSIPEAFGNMFSLTDLVMRENQLQGSIPEAFGNMTSLEYLDMSRNQLQGSIPEAFGNMTSLEYLDMSRNHLQGSIPEAFGNMTSLEYLDMSGNQLQGSIPEAVGNMTSLEVLYLDANKLEGEIRKSLSNLCRLQQLDTLSLSDNQLRGSIPNLTGFSSLRSLLLGYNQLNGTLPTSIGHLTKLEVLRIDSNSLQGNISEAHLLHLSQLFYLDLSSNSLTFNMSLEWVPPFQLTYLQLASCQLGPRFPSWLQTQKQLNDLDISNSSISDVIPDWFWNLTSLIYHFNISNNQITGTLPNLSSKFDQNVYIDMSSNYLEGSISELPSVLGLLDLSNNKFSGSIALLCTIANTYLVRLDLSNNSLSGELPNCWPQWKRLTVLNLENNQFSGKIPESFGSLQLIHTLHLCNNNLIGELPSSLKKCKSLSFIDLAKNRLSGKIPPWIGGNLPNLMVLNLQSNKFSGSICSELCQLKKIQLLDLSSNNLSGTIPRCLNNFTAMTKKGSLTITYNFSLDNSFMSYQPRSYVDKEFVKWKGREFEFKNTLGLVKSIDLSSNKLTGEIPKEVTDLLELVSLNFSRNNLTGLIPITIGQLKSLDVLDLSQNKLIGEIPSSLSEIDRLSTLNLSNNNLSGMIPRGTQLQSFNTSSYEGNPTLCGLPLLKKCPRDKAEGAPNAYSYEDGIQQDGNDMWFYVSIALGFIVGFWGVCGTLLLNNSWRYAYFRFLNKIKDWLYVTTTINMARLRRSLQS from the coding sequence ATGACTATGGCTATGCGTTCCTTTGAATGCCTCCTTTTTAGCTTTCTTGTGCTTGTGGTGGTATGTGCCAAAGTTGGGCTTGGAACCACTGTGGGGTGCGTAGAGAGGGAGAGACAAGCTCTGCTTCGCTTCAAACATGGCCTTGTGGATGACTATGGCATTTTGTCTTCTTGGGACACAAGAGATTGTTGCCAATGGAGAGGAGTCCAGTGTAGCAACCAGTCAGGTCACATCATCATGCTTCATCTTCCTGCACCGCCAACTGAATTTAAGGATGAGTACAAGTCTCTAAGAGGTGAGATAAGTCCTTCACTGCTTGAGTTGGAGCACTTGACTCATTTGGATCTCAGCTGTAATGATTTTGAAGGGAGTCCCATACCTCCATTCGTTGCTTCTCTCTCCAAAATCCAATACCTCAATCTCTCTTATGCCAATTTCACTGGACGTCTTCCCAGCCAACTTGGAAATCTTTCCAACTTGCTTTCCCTTGATCTTAGCTTTAATGATTTTGAAGGGAGGCCCATACCTCCATTCCTTGCTTCTCTCACCAAAATCCAATACCTCAGTCTTTCTGATGTCAATTTCATTGGACGTCTTTCCAGCCAACTCGGAAATCTTTCCAACTTGCTTTCCCTTGATCTGAGCTCTAATGATTTTGAAGGGAGACCCATACCTCCATTCCTTGCTTCTTTCCCCAAAATCCAACACCTTATTCTCTCTGATGCCAATTTCACTGGACGTCTTCCCAGCCATTTCGGAAATCTTTCCAACTTGCTTTCCCTTGATCTCAGCTATAATTATGATTTGAATTGTGGAAATCTTGAGTGGCTTTCTCATCTTTCGTCTTTAAGACACCTTGACCTTTATTCTGTTAACCTTAGTAAAGCCATCCACTGGTCACAAGCAATTAATAAACTCTCTTCTCTCATTCACTTAAATTTAGGATTCTGTAGCCTCCCACCCCTCACTACTCCGTCTCTTTCCCCTGTTTATTCATTTGCCCCTCTTGCTTTCCTTTATCTCTTTGGCAATGATTTTGATTCTTCAATATACCCATGGTTGTTCAACTTTACCACTACCCTTGTTCATCTTGATCTCTCTTGGAATGCTCATTTAAATGGTTCGATTCCAGACGCAATTGGGACCATGGTTTCTCTTACATATCTGGATATGCATGGGAATCAACTACAGGGTTCAATTCCAGAGGCATTTGGGAACATGACTTCCCTTGAATATCTTGATATGTCTAGGAATCAGCTACAAGGTTCAATTCCAGAGGCATTTGGGAACATGACTTCCCTTGAACATCTTGATATGTATAGGAATCAGCTACAAGGTTCAATTCCAGAGGCATTTGGGAACATGTTTTCTCTTACAGATTTGGTTATGCGTGAGAATCAACTACAGGGTTCAATTCCAGAGGCATTTGGGAACATGACTTCCCTTGAATATCTTGATATGTCTAGGAATCAGCTACAAGGTTCAATTCCAGAGGCATTTGGGAACATGACTTCCCTTGAATATCTTGATATGTCTAGGAATCATCTACAAGGTTCAATTCCAGAGGCATTTGGGAACATGACTTCCCTTGAATATCTTGATATGTCCGGGAATCAGCTACAAGGTTCAATTCCAGAGGCAGTTGGGAACATGACTTCCCTTGAAGTCCTCTATCTCGATGCGAATAAACTTGAAGGTGAGATTCGAAAATCCTTGAGCAATTTATGTCGTTTACAACAATTAGATACTCTGTCTCTATCTGATAACCAGTTGAGAGGATCGATTCCTAATCTCactggattttcatccttgagaTCGTTATTGCTTGGTTATAATCAGTTAAATGGAACATTGCCTACAAGTATTGGACACCTTACCAAACTTGAAGTGTTGCGTATTGATTCAAATTCATTGCAAGGCAACATCTCTGAGGCTCATCTCCTTCATCTATCCCAGTTGTTCTATTTGGACTTATCCTCCAACTCTCTCACTTTCAACATGAGCTTGGAGTGGGTTCCTCCTTTTCAACTGACTTATCTACAGTTAGCCTCCTGCCAATTGGGACCTCGTTTTCCTAGTTGGCTTCAAACTCAAAAGCAGTTGAATGACCTTGATATCTCTAATTCTAGCATTTCAGATGTCATCCCAGATTGGTTTTGGAATTTAACTTCCCTTATTTATCACTTTAATATTTCCAACAATCAGATCACAGGGACCTTACCCAATTTATCATCCAAATTTGATCAAAATGTTTACATAGATATGAGCTCAAATTATTTGGAGGGTTCAATATCTGAACTTCCTTCTGTCTTGGGACTGTTGGATCTCTCCAATAACAAGTTTTCAGGCTCCATTGCTTTATTGTGTACCATTGCTAATACATATTTGGTCCGTCTTGACCTCTCAAATAACTCATTATCGGGAGAGCTACCCAATTGTTGGCCACAATGGAAGAGGTTGACAGTTctgaatttggaaaataatcaattttctgGGAAAATTCCAGAATCATTTGGCTCCTTGCAATTGATTCATACACTGCATTTATGCAACAACAATTTGATCGGAGAATTGCCTTCATCTTTAAAGAAGTGCAAAAGTTTGAGCTTTATTGATTTGGCAAAAAATAGGTTATCCGGAAAAATACCCCCATGGATAGGAGGAAACCTTCCAAATCTGATGGTTCTGAACCTACAATCTAATAAATTCAGTGGAAGTATATGTTCAGAACTATgtcaattgaaaaaaattcaactatTGGACCTCTCTAGCAACAATTTGTCGGGTACTATACCAAGATGTCTTAACAATTTCACTGCCATGACTAAGAAAGGGAGTTTGACCATTACTTATAATTTTTCACTTGATAATTCATTTATGAGTTATCAACCTCGGTCCTATGTTGACAAGGAATTCGTTAAATGGAAAGGAAGAGAATTTGAGTTTAAGAATACTCTTGGACTAGTAAAGAGTATTGATCTTTCAAGCAACAAGCTAACGGGGGAGATTCCAAAAGAAGTAACTGATCTTCTAGAATTGGTTTCATTGAACTTTTCAAGAAACAATTTGACTGGATTAATCCCTATAACAATTGGTCAATTGAAATCATTAGACGTTCTTGATTTGTCTCAAAATAAGCTTATTGGTGAAATTCCATCTAGCCTTTCAGAAATAGATCGTTTGAGTACCTTAAACCTCTCTAACAACAACTTGTCTGGTATGATTCCACGAGGTACTCAACTTCAAAGCTTCAATACTTCTTCTTATGAGGGAAATCCTACACTTTGTGGACTACCTCTTTTGAAAAAGTGCCCAAGAGATAAAGCAGAAGGAGCTCCCAATGCTTATAGCTATGAAGACGGCATTCAACAAGATGGAAATGACATGTGGTTTTATGTTAGCATTGCTCTTGGATTCATTGTTGGATTTTGGGGAGTGTGTGGAACTCTACTACTCAACAATTCATGGAGATATGCATATTTTcgatttttgaataaaataaaagattggcTCTATGTGACTACAACAATAAATATGGCTAGATTACGGAGGAGTCTTCAAAGTTAA
- the LOC117933528 gene encoding uncharacterized protein LOC117933528: protein MFKLEGTWASCFRLGCFPQLQIAKVSSFLTLFWWAFMVTQLTRLASLASEDWKKLCNRRHINKGILKGCRNMEEINHNEKGNGTEEVKYKPLPSGLSNGTQNATKKFEELEIAKVSSFLTLFWKDLNQQNNIFLS from the exons atgtttaaaCTGGAAGGAACTTGGGCTTCTTGTTTTCGATTGGGTTGCTTTCCTCAATTGCAGATTGCAAAGGTTTCCTCATTCCTGACCTTATTTTG GTGGGCCTTTATGGTTACACAACTTACACGACTAGCAAGTTTAGCCTCCGAGGATTGGAAAAAGCTTTGCAACAGGAG GCACATCAACAAAGGCATTCTTAAAGGGTGTCGAAACATGGAAGAAATAAACCATAATGAAAAAG GCAATGGTACGGAGGAAGTAAAGTACAAACCTCTTCCTAGTGGCCTAAGTAATGGCACTCAAAATGCCaccaagaaatttgaagaaCTAGAG ATTGCAAAGGTTTCCTCATTCCTAACCTTATTTTG GAAGGATctcaatcaacaaaataacataTTCTTATCGTGA